Proteins encoded in a region of the Flammeovirga yaeyamensis genome:
- a CDS encoding DUF481 domain-containing protein — translation MKKTITLIVFILSSFISFAQVDSLTLKNGDVIVGEIKNMEKGVIQIETPYSDSDFKIEWDGIKEIKGETYFLITTTEGQRYNGRIKSLNGDQFVLETDDHGEVMIAPDHIVNLLSVKSTFISRLSASLDVGYSYTKANNLSQFNTNGFIGYTTNRWGFTFNIASLRSTQDDVASIERNEGTLTGNYYLPHDFYITASASYLTNTEQSINLRVIGLGGFGKYVLRTNSAYWGFSTGASFLNESFDPVFNESDSTFTTAPTRSEAEWYLGTEINLFDTGDLSFQTTAKGFRALSDQERWRADVNANLKYDLPYDFYVKASYNLNYDSQPAEAGKEIDYQYTLGFGWEL, via the coding sequence ATGAAAAAAACAATAACCTTAATAGTATTCATATTATCATCTTTTATCTCTTTTGCACAAGTTGATTCCTTGACTTTAAAAAATGGGGATGTGATTGTCGGTGAAATTAAAAATATGGAAAAAGGAGTTATTCAAATTGAAACCCCTTATTCAGATTCTGACTTTAAAATTGAATGGGATGGAATTAAGGAAATAAAAGGAGAAACTTATTTCCTAATTACAACCACCGAAGGTCAACGTTACAATGGTAGAATCAAATCCTTAAATGGTGATCAATTTGTATTAGAGACTGATGATCACGGGGAAGTAATGATTGCCCCTGATCATATCGTCAATCTATTATCAGTAAAATCCACATTTATAAGTAGGCTTTCAGCAAGTCTTGATGTTGGATATAGCTATACAAAAGCCAATAACCTTTCCCAATTTAACACCAATGGTTTTATAGGTTATACCACTAATCGATGGGGATTTACTTTTAATATTGCAAGTTTGCGATCAACACAAGATGATGTTGCTTCTATTGAAAGAAATGAAGGTACGCTTACAGGTAACTATTATTTACCACATGATTTTTATATCACTGCATCTGCCAGTTATTTAACCAATACAGAACAGTCCATCAATCTACGTGTTATAGGTTTAGGTGGTTTTGGTAAGTATGTACTTAGAACCAATTCTGCTTATTGGGGTTTCTCTACCGGAGCATCGTTTTTAAATGAAAGTTTTGATCCAGTTTTTAACGAAAGTGATTCCACATTTACTACTGCTCCTACAAGGTCAGAAGCTGAATGGTATTTAGGTACAGAAATCAACCTATTCGATACGGGAGATTTATCTTTCCAAACTACAGCAAAAGGGTTTAGAGCATTAAGTGATCAAGAAAGATGGCGTGCTGATGTTAACGCAAACCTAAAATATGATTTACCTTACGACTTCTATGTTAAAGCTTCTTACAACTTAAACTACGATAGTCAACCTGCAGAAGCCGGTAAAGAAATAGATTACCAATACACACTAGGCTTTGGCTGGGAGTTATAG
- the rmuC gene encoding DNA recombination protein RmuC, whose amino-acid sequence MIELNYILISVIVLITSVVAVLITFFIQKNKYSKVIWEWEELKSNQSVRAIENQNLTTLNKELEKNINDLKKNIAVVQTKYEKESNTLSELKQSEHFYKNKHQVLSEENAKNQKALLLLNERLQEFHQANQQLMQTNDQLLQDNVELKTHNDHLHLKITEHQEEINTLNQKFKLEFENLANKIFEEKSNKFIDQNKDNMNVILNPFKEQIDAFKKKVEDSYGKESNERQALKTEIELLRKMNLQISEEAKNLTKALKGDAKKQGDWGEVILDSVLRKSGLREGFEYFTQLSFDNEDGQKQRPDVVIHYPGNKQVVVDSKVSLNAYDRFVNTDDLQQQQVEVGLHIKAIKSHIDELNERDYQSLPDIKSLDYVLMFIPIEPAFLIALQQDDSLWDYAYNKKVVIVGPTTLMSTLKVIEELWRNEHQQKNIDEVIKLASGIYNKARLFVGTLVSLQKKISSTNEEVDKAMNQLTNGKGNLIKLLNDMKEKGNIKLPNSLPQNLVEESLESDNNSLE is encoded by the coding sequence ATGATCGAGTTAAATTATATATTGATCTCAGTAATTGTATTGATTACGAGTGTTGTAGCGGTTCTAATTACCTTTTTTATCCAAAAAAATAAATACAGTAAGGTAATTTGGGAATGGGAGGAACTAAAATCCAATCAATCAGTAAGAGCGATTGAAAATCAAAATCTGACTACATTAAATAAGGAGTTAGAAAAAAATATAAATGATTTAAAAAAGAATATAGCTGTCGTACAAACGAAGTATGAAAAAGAATCAAATACTTTGAGTGAATTGAAGCAATCAGAACATTTTTATAAGAATAAACATCAGGTCTTATCTGAAGAAAATGCTAAAAACCAAAAAGCATTATTACTGCTTAATGAAAGACTTCAGGAATTTCATCAAGCCAATCAGCAGTTAATGCAGACGAATGATCAATTGTTACAAGATAACGTTGAACTGAAAACACATAATGATCATCTACATTTAAAGATTACTGAACATCAAGAAGAAATTAATACATTAAATCAGAAGTTTAAATTGGAGTTTGAAAATTTAGCCAATAAAATTTTTGAAGAGAAGTCCAATAAATTTATTGATCAGAATAAAGATAATATGAACGTTATCCTTAATCCTTTTAAAGAACAAATTGATGCTTTTAAAAAGAAGGTCGAGGATAGCTATGGAAAGGAGTCGAATGAAAGACAAGCTTTAAAAACAGAAATCGAACTCTTGAGAAAAATGAATCTTCAGATCTCTGAAGAAGCTAAAAATCTTACCAAAGCACTAAAAGGTGATGCTAAAAAACAAGGTGATTGGGGAGAAGTGATTTTAGATTCTGTTCTCAGAAAATCAGGTTTGAGAGAGGGGTTTGAATATTTTACTCAGCTATCTTTTGATAATGAGGACGGGCAAAAACAAAGACCCGATGTTGTGATACATTATCCTGGAAACAAACAAGTAGTAGTTGATTCAAAAGTGTCTCTTAATGCCTATGATCGATTTGTAAATACAGACGACTTACAACAGCAACAAGTTGAAGTGGGATTACATATTAAGGCGATTAAGTCTCATATTGATGAGTTAAATGAAAGGGATTACCAAAGTTTGCCTGATATTAAAAGCTTAGACTATGTCTTGATGTTTATTCCTATCGAACCAGCTTTTTTAATTGCATTACAACAAGATGATTCATTATGGGATTATGCTTATAATAAAAAAGTGGTCATAGTTGGGCCAACGACTTTGATGTCTACTTTAAAAGTAATTGAAGAATTATGGAGAAATGAACATCAACAGAAAAATATTGATGAAGTGATTAAACTTGCTTCAGGAATTTATAATAAGGCAAGGCTTTTTGTTGGGACACTTGTAAGTCTACAAAAGAAGATTAGTTCTACGAATGAAGAGGTAGATAAAGCGATGAATCAGTTAACGAATGGAAAGGGAAATTTAATTAAGCTTCTAAATGATATGAAAGAGAAAGGTAATATTAAATTACCTAACTCTTTACCTCAAAATCTTGTAGAAGAAAGCTTAGAAAGTGATAATAACTCCTTAGAATAA
- a CDS encoding polyamine aminopropyltransferase, whose amino-acid sequence MANILSKSNTLKLALFATGLSGIVAEYVLSTLASYFLGNSVFQWTMTLSFMLFAMGLGSRFSKYIETNLLEKFIIVEFILSLLVSFSSIIAYSISAFISFTPKYTIFPLPLDGVVIYTTSICIGFLIGLEIPLATRLNDQFEALKVNISSVMEKDYFGSLFGGLFFAFVGLPLLGLTYTPFVLGFVNLLVAILLLWRLDDLLEHKWNKILKISSVLVFASIGIGMFFSNNIINYGEQKLYKDKVVFQKQTPYQRLVVTQWKDDYWLYINGHLQLSTFDEWLYHEPMAIPAMSISPIPQDILILGGGDGCLVREALKFPSVKSITLVDLDPEMTKLAKENPIFKKLNGGSLEDSKVKIINQDAFHYLEQEKQFFDVVMMDFPDPKSIELGRLQSLESFRMCNKLLRPHGVIVTQAGSPYYASEAFYCIEKTMGAAGFNTIPLHNQILTLGEWGWVLGSKSMSPDEMKSKIRHTDLSNIETKWINKEALYSITSFGKPIYEFDSTKVGINTVHNPVLPTYYSHGNWDLF is encoded by the coding sequence ATGGCAAACATTCTTTCTAAATCAAACACTTTAAAACTAGCCCTTTTTGCGACGGGACTTTCTGGTATAGTAGCTGAGTATGTGTTATCCACTTTAGCTTCATATTTTTTAGGAAATTCCGTATTTCAATGGACCATGACCTTGTCGTTTATGCTATTTGCAATGGGGTTGGGTAGTCGATTCAGTAAATACATAGAAACTAATCTTTTAGAGAAATTTATTATTGTAGAATTCATACTATCACTATTAGTTTCATTTTCTTCTATTATTGCATATAGTATTAGTGCCTTTATCAGTTTTACTCCTAAATACACTATTTTCCCGTTACCATTGGATGGTGTTGTTATTTATACTACCAGTATTTGTATTGGTTTTTTAATTGGTTTAGAGATACCACTTGCCACTCGATTAAATGATCAATTTGAAGCTTTAAAGGTCAATATCTCCTCGGTGATGGAAAAAGATTACTTTGGTAGTTTATTTGGAGGTTTATTTTTTGCTTTTGTTGGTCTTCCCCTACTTGGCTTAACTTACACACCATTCGTTTTAGGTTTTGTGAATTTACTAGTTGCCATCTTACTCTTATGGAGATTAGATGATTTACTTGAACATAAATGGAACAAAATACTCAAAATTAGTAGTGTACTTGTTTTCGCAAGTATCGGTATCGGCATGTTCTTCTCCAATAATATTATCAATTATGGAGAACAGAAATTATATAAGGATAAAGTCGTTTTTCAAAAACAAACCCCTTACCAGAGGTTAGTAGTTACCCAATGGAAAGACGATTATTGGCTTTACATTAACGGCCATCTACAACTAAGTACTTTTGATGAATGGCTATACCATGAACCAATGGCTATACCAGCGATGAGCATCTCTCCTATTCCTCAAGACATATTAATTCTCGGAGGTGGTGATGGATGTTTAGTAAGGGAAGCATTAAAATTCCCTTCTGTCAAAAGTATTACTCTCGTTGATTTGGATCCTGAAATGACAAAATTAGCGAAAGAAAATCCCATCTTTAAAAAATTGAACGGGGGTTCTTTAGAAGACTCTAAAGTGAAAATCATTAATCAAGATGCTTTTCACTACTTAGAACAAGAAAAGCAGTTTTTTGATGTAGTCATGATGGATTTCCCTGATCCTAAATCCATAGAATTAGGAAGACTACAATCGTTAGAATCTTTTAGAATGTGTAATAAATTATTAAGACCTCATGGCGTAATTGTCACACAAGCAGGCAGCCCTTACTATGCTTCTGAAGCTTTCTATTGTATAGAAAAAACTATGGGAGCAGCCGGTTTTAATACAATACCATTACATAATCAGATTCTGACTTTAGGAGAATGGGGTTGGGTACTTGGTAGTAAAAGTATGTCGCCTGATGAGATGAAAAGTAAAATTAGACATACTGATTTGAGTAATATCGAGACAAAGTGGATTAACAAAGAAGCTTTATATAGTATAACTTCGTTTGGAAAACCAATCTATGAATTTGATAGCACAAAAGTGGGTATTAATACTGTCCACAATCCTGTACTCCCCACTTATTATAGTCATGGTAATTGGGATTTATTCTAA
- a CDS encoding DUF4178 domain-containing protein, producing MPFGFFKKKKKEEPHYDPTNITIRDLRLGYIFDYELQTFEVVGEYEYDWGDNDFSWEYKIESAKDTFYLSVDEEGSLTGTVSQSILWGKLPDNVEEDILKKGKPPRTILFNGKEFFRDEKSVGYWRDVHSMSSEESTEYMCWDYYDESEKFTLCIEQYQDEGFSASLGIVEDASKFTNILPNVND from the coding sequence CCAATATTACTATACGCGATTTACGTTTAGGGTATATATTTGATTATGAACTCCAAACATTTGAAGTTGTTGGAGAATATGAATATGATTGGGGAGATAATGATTTCTCTTGGGAATATAAAATTGAATCTGCTAAGGACACTTTTTATTTAAGTGTTGATGAAGAAGGGTCACTAACAGGCACCGTAAGTCAAAGCATTCTTTGGGGAAAATTACCTGATAATGTTGAAGAAGATATCTTAAAAAAAGGTAAACCACCAAGAACAATCCTATTTAATGGTAAAGAATTCTTTAGGGATGAAAAATCTGTAGGGTATTGGAGAGATGTTCATAGCATGTCTTCAGAAGAAAGCACTGAATATATGTGCTGGGATTACTACGATGAATCTGAAAAATTCACTCTCTGTATTGAACAATATCAAGATGAAGGCTTTTCAGCTTCTTTAGGAATTGTTGAGGACGCAAGTAAATTCACCAACATTTTACCAAACGTTAATGACTAA